A stretch of DNA from Micromonospora sp. WMMD1155:
GGAGTGCTGACGTCGGTGACCGGCCTGTTCCTCGGCATGGTCCTGCACGAGGGGTCGCACACCCTGGCCGCGCTCGTGGTCTTCGTGGCCTTCACCGGTGCCGCGTTCGGTCAGTTGCTGACCCGCGTCCTGTCCTCGCGCGCCGCTCTGGCCTACGCCTGCGTCGGTCTGGTCGTGGGGGCCGGCCTGCTCGCGTTCAGCATGTGGATGGCCCTGCTGGCGACGCTCTTCGTCAGCGCGGCGGTCGTCGGGGTCGCGTCCGGTGTGGCGGTCGGCGACGGCGTCGCGACGATCACGATGAAGACCGCGCCGCAGCACCGGGCCGAGGCGGTGTCGACCTTCTTCGCCATCCTGTTCGCGATGCTCGGCGTGCCCGCGGTCGGGGTCGGCCTGCTGATCCAGACGATCGGGTTGCGGCCCGCCGGCGAGATCTTCAGCGCGGTGGTGGCGGTGCTCGCGCTGGTCGTCCTGCTCAGCCTCGTGCGGGGCGGCCGGACCCGGACCGCGAGCTGATCGCCGCCGGAGCGCGAAGGGGGTCGGCCGGGCTTCGGAAAGCCATTCAGGGAGGTCTTGCGGCGGTCATCGTATACAACATACGCTCCCCGAATCGCCCATTCGAGGAGCTCTCCATGACGAACCTCTTTGTCAGCGACACGAGCCGTTCTCTGCGGGCCGCGGTCGCGGCGGCCACCGTCGTCTGCGCGGTCGTCGCCTGCTCACCGGTGTCCGACAGCGGCGGCGGCGACCAGTCCGGCGGCGACCAGTCGGCCGGCCAGGACTCCTTCGGTACGCCGGCCGACCCGGCCGCCGTGAAGCAGGGCGGCAAGCTCGTCATCGCCCTGTCCGCCGAGCCCGACGCGTTGGACCCGACGCTGTCGAGAAGCCTCTACTCCCGCTACGTCTTCCAGGCGATGTGCCAGAAGCTCTACGACGTCGACGAGAAGGCGCAGGTCGTACCCCAACTCGCGACCGCGCTGCCCACCACGAGCGGCGACGGCCGGACGGTGACCATCCCGCTGCGCCCGGGCGTCCGCTTCGCGGACGGGACGCCGTTCGACTCCGCCGCGGTGAAGGCCACCCTGCAACGCCACCTCACCAACTCCCGATCGGCGCGCAAGAGCGAACTCGGTCCCATCGACGGCGTCGACACCCCGGACGCGCAGACCGTCGTCCTGCGGTTGAAGCAACCGTTCGCGCCGCTGCTGGGCGCTCTCGCCGACCGGGCCGGCATGATCATGAGCGCCACGGCGCTGCAGAGCCTCGGCGACGACTTCGCCTCCGCACCGGTCTGCGTCGGTCCCTTCAAGTTCGCCAAGCGGGTGCCCCAGAACTCGATCGACGTCGTGAGAGACCCGAACTACTACGACGCGAGCACGGTGCACCTCGACGCCATCTCGTGGCGCATCCTCACCGACGCGAGCATCCGCGCCGCCAACCTGCGCTCCGGCGACGTGCAGGTCGCCGACAGCGTGTCCACCCAGGACGTCGCCTCCCTGCGGCAGGACGCCGCGGTCTCCGTCCTGCAGTCGCAGTCCCTCGGGTACCAGGGGCTGACCATCAACGTCGGCAACGTCGACGGCGTCGGCACCGCGCCGAAGCCCATCAACCGGCCCCTCGCGCAGAACGCCAAGGTACGACAGGCGTTCGAGCACGCCATCGACCGCAAGGCGCTCGTCGACGCGGTCTTCAACGGCGTGCACACCGCCGCCTGCTCGCCGATCTCACCCGCGAGCCCGTTCTCCTCGCCGGAGGCACAGACCTGCCCGGCGCACGACCCCGCCAAGGCCAAGCAGTTGCTCACCGAGGCGGGTGTGCAGACGCCGTACCCGGTGACGATGCTCGCGTCCAACACCCCCGACACGCTGCGGCTCGCCCAGGCGCTGCAGTCCATGGTCAAGGACGGCGGGTTCGACCTGAAGATCAACCCGGTCGAGTACTCGTCGCTCCTCGACGAGCAGGACCGCGGCAACTTCGAGCTGTTGCAGCTCGGCTGGAGCGGGCGCATCGACCCGGACGCCAACATCACGAACTTCGTCGGCACCGGGGCCAGCCAGAACGTCGCCGGTTACAGCAACCCGCAGCTCGACACACTGCTGACCCAGGCCCGCCAGGCCGGCGACGTCGAGGAGCGCAAGAAGCTGTACGGGCAGGCGGTCACCCTGCTGCAGCAGGACGACGCGCTCATCTACCTCTACCGGCAGCGGAACCTGACCGCCGTCAGCAAGCAGATCCAGGGCCTGCAGGTCTTCCCGGACGGTGTGCTCCGGGCGGGCTTCGCCGGCTTCGCCAAGTAGGTCACGGTGGCCCGATACCTGCTCACCCGTGCCTGGCAGTCGGCCCTGACCCTGCTGTTGTCGACGGTCGTGGTCTTCGTCGGCGTACGGGCGCTGCCCGGTGACCCGGCCCTCGCCCTCGCCGGCGAGGACCGGTCACCGGAGGCGTTGGAGGCGATCCGCCGGCACTACGGGCTGGACCAACCGCTGCCGGTCCAGTTCGCGCAGTACGTGGAGCGCATGGCGCAGGGCGACTTCGGGGTGTCCATCCGCACCGGCACGCCGGTCTCGTCGATGCTCACGACCGCCCTGCCGGTGACGGTCGAGCTGTCCGTCCTGGCGATCCTCATCGCCTCGGCGCTCGGGGTCGGCGCGGGCGTGCTCGCGGCGGTGCGTCGCGGACGGCCGGCGGAGTGGCTGGCCAACGGTCTGGCGCTGATCGGCCTGTCGGTGCCGCACTTCTGGCTGGGGCTGCTCGCGATCCTCTACCTGTCCGTGGCGACCGGGCTGTTCCCCGCCTCCGGCTTCGTGCCGATCCTGGAGGACCCCGTGGACAACCTGCACCACATCGTGCTGCCGGCGGTGATCCTCGGGACCGGCCTCGCCGCCATCATCATGCGCCAGACCCGCTCGGCGATGCTGGACTCGCTCTCGTCGGACTACGTCCGCACCGCGAAGGCGAAGGGCCTGCGACCACGTGCCGTCATCACCCGGCACGCGCTGCGCAACAGCCTCATCGTGGTGGTGACCGTGGTGGGTCTCCAACTCGGAGGACTGATCTCGGGCGCGGTGGTCACCGAACAGATCTTCGGGCTCCCGGGCTTCGGCAAGATGACCATCGACGCGGTGTTCCAACGGGACTACCCGGTGATCCAGGCCGTCGTCCTGCTCACCGCGACCGCCTACATCGTGATCAACTTCCTGGTGGACCTGCTCTACTCGGTCATCGACCCCCGCATCCGGGTGACGGGAGATCCGGCATGACCGTCCTCACCGTACCGGTGGCGGAGACCACGGTCGGCGTCACCAGGCGTACGCGGGTGCTGCGTCGGCTGCGCCGCAACCCCCTCGCGGTGGTCAGTTTCGTCGTCCTCGCGCTCGCGGCGGTCATCGCGCTGCTCTCGCCGTGGATCGCGCCGTACTCCGTCGACCAGACCGACTTCGCCCGTACCCTCGCACCTCCTGGCACCGCCGGGCACGTGCTCGGCACCGACGACCTCGGCCGCGACGTGCTGTCCCGCATCATGCTCGGCGCCCGGGCGTCGTTGCAGGTGGGGCTCCTGGCGGTGGTCACCTCCCTGGTCATCGGGGTGCCACTCGGGCTGGCGGCGGGTTACTTCCGCGCCTGGGACGCGGTCATCTCGCGCTTCACCGACCTGCTGCTCGCCTTCCCGTTCCTGATCATGGCGGTGGGGTTGGCGGCCATCCGGGGAGCCAGCCTCGGCAACGCCGCGGTGGCCATCGGCATCGCCCAGATCCCCGGGGTGATCCGGGTGGTCCGCTCGGACACGCTGCGCCTCAAGTCGTTGGACTTCGTCGCGGCGGCCGTGGTGGACGGGGCGAGTGACCTGTGGGTGCTGGCCCGGCACATCCTGCCGAACGCGACGTCGGTGATCCTGGTGCAGGCCACCGTCGCCATCCCGGCCGCGATCCTCGGCGAGGCGGTGTTGTCCTTCCTCGGCCTCGGCATCCAGCCACCGGCGCCCAGCCTGGGCACCATGCTGGCGACCGCTCAGCAGTTCGCCGCCCGGGCACCGTGGGCGGCGGTCTTCCCCGGTGTGGCGATCATGGGCTTGGCGCTGGCGTTCAACGTCTTCGGTGACGCCCTGCGGGACGCCCTCGACCCGAAGGGAGAGCGCCGATGACCACGGTCACCGCGCCCGTGCTGGAGATCCGCGACCTCTCGGTGTCCTTCCCGACCGAGACCGGCACCGTCTCGGCGGTGGACGGCGTCAGCCTGGACCTCGCCCCCGGGGAGATCGTCGGGATGGTCGGTGAGTCGGGGTGCGGAAAGAGCGTCACCGCGATGAGCATCGCCGGTCTGCTGCCCGGCAGCGCCCGGATCACCGGCTCCGTACGCCTCGACGGCACCGAGCTGGTCGGCGCCCGCGAGTCGGCGTTGCGCCGGGTACGCGGGCAGGAGATCGCCTACATCTTCCAGGAGCCGATGACGTCGTTGAACCCGGTGCTCACCGTGGGGCGGCAGATCGGGGAGGTGCTCCAGGTCCACGAGCGGATGTCCCGACGGGCCGCCCGGGCCCGCGCCGTCGAGCTGCTGACGCTCGTCGGCATCCCGTCCGCGGCCCTTCGGGTCGACACCTATCCGCACCAGCTCTCCGGTGGCATGCGGCAACGCGTGATGATCGCGATGGCGGTGGCCTGCGGCCCGAAGGTGCTGGTGGCCGACGAGCCGACCACCGCGCTGGACGTCACCGTCCAGGCCGGCATCCTGCAGGTGCTTCGCGACCTGCGGGACCGGCTCGGCACCAGTGTCCTCATCATCACGCACGACCTGGGCGTGATCGCCGACATCGCGGACCGCGTCGTCGTCATGTACGCGGGGCGCGTCGTGGAGCGGGCACCCGTGGACGACCTGTTCGCACACCCCCGGCACCGGTACACCGCCGGGCTGCTGTCGGCGTCACCGCGGCCGGGGCGGCACGCCGGCACGCACCGGTTGACCGAGATCCCCGGCTTGGTGCCGGTGCTGTCGACGCAACCCGACGCGTGCACCTTCGCGGACCGCTGCCCGGCCGCCGACACCACGTGCCGCGACGCCGCCCCGCCGCTTGCGGGCATCGGCGGCGGGGACCACCTCGCGGCCTGCTGGCACCCCTGCCCCACCCAGGAGGCGACCCGATGACGCCGCAGCCGAACGCCCTGCAGATCGAGGACCTGGTGATGCACTTCGGCCCGGTCCGCGCCGTGGACGGGGTGTCCCTCAGCATCCCGAGGGGGCGGGTCACGGCGCTGGTGGGGGAGAGCGGCTCCGGCAAGTCGACGGTGGGCCGCTGCGTGGTGCGGCTGGTCGAACCCACCGCCGGGACGATCCGGATCGCCGGCACCGACGTCACCCACCTGTCCCGACGGCGGCTGCGCCCGCACCGTGGCGCGGTGTCGATCGTCTTCCAGGACCCGGCCGCGTCACTGGACCCGCGCATGCTGGTCGGCGAGATCGTGGCCGAGCCGCTGCGGCTGTCGGGCAGGCGGCTCTCCCGGCGCGAACGGGACGCCCGCGTCGCCCCGCAACTCGAACGGGTGGGCCTGCGCGCCGAGGTGGCACGTCGCTACCCCCACGAGCTGTCCGGTGGGCAACGCCAACGGGTCAGCATCGCCCGGGCGCTGATCTCCGAACCGATGCTGCTCATCGCCGACGAACCCACCAGCGCGCTCGACGTGTCGGTGCAGGCGTCGGTGCTCAACCTCCTCGCCGACCTGCAACGCGACATCGGGTTCGCCTGCCTCTTCATCACCCACGACCTGTCCGCCGTCGAGTACCTGGCCGACGAGATCGCCGTCATGTACCTGGGCCGACTCGTCGAGCAGGGCACCCGCGAGCGGATCTTCGCCCGGCCCGCCCACCCGTACACCCAGGCTCTGCTGTCCGCCGCGCCGGTGGCCGACCCGGTGCGTCAACGGCAGCGTCAGCCGGTGCTGCTCGGCGACGACCTGCCCTCCGCGCTCGACCCGCCGTCCGGCTGCCGGTTCCGGACCCGGTGCCCGCTCGCGTTCGACAGGTGCGCGACTGAGGTGCCGGCGCAGACGGCGATCGGCGACGGGATGGCCGCCTGCCACCTGGTCCGGCCGGACGGCACCGGCCCCGACGTTCGCACCGCAGATCCCAGTGAGGTGTTGTCATGACGTTCACCACCCGACCCACGTTGCAGGGCACCTTCGGCATGGTGTCCTCGACGCACTGGCTCGCCAGCCAGGCGGCGATGGGCATCCTCGAACGCGGCGGCAACGCCTTCGACGCGGCGGTCACCGCCGGGTTCGTCCTGCACGTGGTCGAGCCGCACCTGAACGGGCCGGGCGGCGAGGTCCCGGCCATCGTGGCCACCGTGCGGGACCCCGGACCGAAGGTGCTGTGCGGGCAGGGTCCGGCACCGGCCGGCGCCACCATCGCGCACTTCCGGTCCCTCGGGATGGACCTCGTCCCGGGGGCCGGGCCGCTCGCGGCGGCCGTACCCGGCGCCGTGGACGCCTGGCTCCTGCTGCTGCGCGAGCACGGCACACTCACCCTCGCCGAGGTGCTGGACCCGGCGATCGGCTACGCCGCCGCCGGTCACCCGCTGGTGGGCCGGGTCGGTGACACAGTGGCCGCCGTGCGGTCGTTGTTCGAGGACCACTGGCCGACCTCCGCCGCGCTCTGGCTGCGCGGCGGCCGACCGCCGCGCGCGGGGGAGCTGGTCACCAACCCGGCGTACGCGGACACCCTGCGCCGACTGGTGGAGGCGGGGCAGGCGGCCGGCGCGGACCGGGAGGCGCAGATCGAGGCAGCGCGACGCGCCTGGAGCACGGGTTTCGTCGCCGAGGCGATCGACGCGTTCAGCCGACGGCCCTTCCAGGACTCCAGCGGCCGACCGAACGCCGGTCTGGTCACCGGGGACGACCTGGCCGCGTACTCGGCGACCTGGGAGGAGCCCGCCACCATCGACTGGCACGGCTACTCGGTGGCGAAGACCGGGTTCTGGGGTCAGGGCCCGGTGCTGTTGCAAGCGCTGGCCACCCTCGACGCGCTCGACCACCCCGCCGCGTACGACCCGGACACCGTTACCGGTGTGCACGCCCAGGTCGAGGCGCTCAAGCTCGCCTTCGCCGACCGGGAGGCCTGGTACGGCGACGACGTGGACGTGCCCGCCAAGGCGCTGCTCTCCCGGGAGTACGCGCGGGAGCGGGCGGCCCTCGTCGGTGACCGGGCGTCGGTTCAGTTGCGGCCGGGGCGCCCCGACGGGGCACAGCCCCGCCTACCGGCTCACGTCCGACCCGGTGTCGGGCGGCGGGCCGACCCGACGGACGCGACGACGGGAGAGCCGACGGTGCAGTCGGACGGGGTGACCCGTGGCGACACCTGCCACGTCGACGTGGTCGACAGGTGGGGCAACATGATCTCCGCTACCCCGAGTGGTGGGTGGTTGCAGAGTTCGCCGACCATCCCGGAACTCGGCTTCCCGCTGGGCAGCAGGTTGCAGATGTTCTGGCTGGAGGAGGGGCTCGCGTCGTCGTTGGCGCCGGGGCGGCGCCCGCGTACGACGTTGAGCCCGACGATGGTGCACCGCGACGGGGAGCCGGTGCTGGCGTGTGGGACACCCGGTGGCGACCAGCAGGACCAGTGGCAGTTGCCCTTCCTGCTGCGGCACCTCGTCGGCGGTCGGTCCCTGCAGGAGGCGATCGACGCGCCGGCCTGGCACACGCTGGGCCTGCCGGGGTCGTTCTATCCACGGGACTCGGAGC
This window harbors:
- a CDS encoding ABC transporter ATP-binding protein, translating into MTTVTAPVLEIRDLSVSFPTETGTVSAVDGVSLDLAPGEIVGMVGESGCGKSVTAMSIAGLLPGSARITGSVRLDGTELVGARESALRRVRGQEIAYIFQEPMTSLNPVLTVGRQIGEVLQVHERMSRRAARARAVELLTLVGIPSAALRVDTYPHQLSGGMRQRVMIAMAVACGPKVLVADEPTTALDVTVQAGILQVLRDLRDRLGTSVLIITHDLGVIADIADRVVVMYAGRVVERAPVDDLFAHPRHRYTAGLLSASPRPGRHAGTHRLTEIPGLVPVLSTQPDACTFADRCPAADTTCRDAAPPLAGIGGGDHLAACWHPCPTQEATR
- a CDS encoding ABC transporter permease — encoded protein: MARYLLTRAWQSALTLLLSTVVVFVGVRALPGDPALALAGEDRSPEALEAIRRHYGLDQPLPVQFAQYVERMAQGDFGVSIRTGTPVSSMLTTALPVTVELSVLAILIASALGVGAGVLAAVRRGRPAEWLANGLALIGLSVPHFWLGLLAILYLSVATGLFPASGFVPILEDPVDNLHHIVLPAVILGTGLAAIIMRQTRSAMLDSLSSDYVRTAKAKGLRPRAVITRHALRNSLIVVVTVVGLQLGGLISGAVVTEQIFGLPGFGKMTIDAVFQRDYPVIQAVVLLTATAYIVINFLVDLLYSVIDPRIRVTGDPA
- a CDS encoding oligopeptide/dipeptide ABC transporter ATP-binding protein, giving the protein MTPQPNALQIEDLVMHFGPVRAVDGVSLSIPRGRVTALVGESGSGKSTVGRCVVRLVEPTAGTIRIAGTDVTHLSRRRLRPHRGAVSIVFQDPAASLDPRMLVGEIVAEPLRLSGRRLSRRERDARVAPQLERVGLRAEVARRYPHELSGGQRQRVSIARALISEPMLLIADEPTSALDVSVQASVLNLLADLQRDIGFACLFITHDLSAVEYLADEIAVMYLGRLVEQGTRERIFARPAHPYTQALLSAAPVADPVRQRQRQPVLLGDDLPSALDPPSGCRFRTRCPLAFDRCATEVPAQTAIGDGMAACHLVRPDGTGPDVRTADPSEVLS
- a CDS encoding ABC transporter permease — protein: MTVLTVPVAETTVGVTRRTRVLRRLRRNPLAVVSFVVLALAAVIALLSPWIAPYSVDQTDFARTLAPPGTAGHVLGTDDLGRDVLSRIMLGARASLQVGLLAVVTSLVIGVPLGLAAGYFRAWDAVISRFTDLLLAFPFLIMAVGLAAIRGASLGNAAVAIGIAQIPGVIRVVRSDTLRLKSLDFVAAAVVDGASDLWVLARHILPNATSVILVQATVAIPAAILGEAVLSFLGLGIQPPAPSLGTMLATAQQFAARAPWAAVFPGVAIMGLALAFNVFGDALRDALDPKGERR
- a CDS encoding ABC transporter substrate-binding protein, with amino-acid sequence MTNLFVSDTSRSLRAAVAAATVVCAVVACSPVSDSGGGDQSGGDQSAGQDSFGTPADPAAVKQGGKLVIALSAEPDALDPTLSRSLYSRYVFQAMCQKLYDVDEKAQVVPQLATALPTTSGDGRTVTIPLRPGVRFADGTPFDSAAVKATLQRHLTNSRSARKSELGPIDGVDTPDAQTVVLRLKQPFAPLLGALADRAGMIMSATALQSLGDDFASAPVCVGPFKFAKRVPQNSIDVVRDPNYYDASTVHLDAISWRILTDASIRAANLRSGDVQVADSVSTQDVASLRQDAAVSVLQSQSLGYQGLTINVGNVDGVGTAPKPINRPLAQNAKVRQAFEHAIDRKALVDAVFNGVHTAACSPISPASPFSSPEAQTCPAHDPAKAKQLLTEAGVQTPYPVTMLASNTPDTLRLAQALQSMVKDGGFDLKINPVEYSSLLDEQDRGNFELLQLGWSGRIDPDANITNFVGTGASQNVAGYSNPQLDTLLTQARQAGDVEERKKLYGQAVTLLQQDDALIYLYRQRNLTAVSKQIQGLQVFPDGVLRAGFAGFAK
- a CDS encoding gamma-glutamyltransferase family protein — protein: MTFTTRPTLQGTFGMVSSTHWLASQAAMGILERGGNAFDAAVTAGFVLHVVEPHLNGPGGEVPAIVATVRDPGPKVLCGQGPAPAGATIAHFRSLGMDLVPGAGPLAAAVPGAVDAWLLLLREHGTLTLAEVLDPAIGYAAAGHPLVGRVGDTVAAVRSLFEDHWPTSAALWLRGGRPPRAGELVTNPAYADTLRRLVEAGQAAGADREAQIEAARRAWSTGFVAEAIDAFSRRPFQDSSGRPNAGLVTGDDLAAYSATWEEPATIDWHGYSVAKTGFWGQGPVLLQALATLDALDHPAAYDPDTVTGVHAQVEALKLAFADREAWYGDDVDVPAKALLSREYARERAALVGDRASVQLRPGRPDGAQPRLPAHVRPGVGRRADPTDATTGEPTVQSDGVTRGDTCHVDVVDRWGNMISATPSGGWLQSSPTIPELGFPLGSRLQMFWLEEGLASSLAPGRRPRTTLSPTMVHRDGEPVLACGTPGGDQQDQWQLPFLLRHLVGGRSLQEAIDAPAWHTLGLPGSFYPRDSEPGVLVVEDRYDDSVPAALRAYGHEVRVVDGWSLGRLCAVTRDPATGVLAAGANPRGMQGYACGR